The sequence CGCGCCACTGCAATATCAGCAAACGAGTACTACCGGTTGCCTCGCCGACGGGGCATCAGCGCGGCGAGCTGGTCGCGACTGGTCGTCCCGGTCTTCGACATGGCGCGGTAGACATAGCTCTCGACAGTGCGGACGGACAGCGTCAGCCGGTCGGCGATGGCGCGGTTGGACAAGCCCTCGCCGATCAGCATCACGATTTCGGTTTCGCGGTCGCTGAACGGCAGCGCTTCGGTCGCCTGGCGAAGGGCAGGCGTCGCAGCGCCGCACTGCGCGGCGAGGGTGTCGGCACGCGTGGAACAACCGAGCGCCGACCCCCGCTTGTCGTTCCGGCGGTGGGCGATCGCGGCGTGTGCAGCCGCATCCACGGCTGCGACCGCGTCGCCGATTGCCTCGAACTCCTGGGAGACCGACGCCAGGCCTGCCCCGTCGCCGTCAGCAAGGGCGGATGCGAATCTGGCGGCTGTCCCTGCCCGGGGTCCTTCAACGCTCGACTCGAGCTCCGACAATCGCGCCGCTCCCGACGGGTCACCGAACTGCGCGGCGGTCTGCAGGCACATCACCTCTTCGGCGAACCGCCCGAGCGCACCCGCCTTCTCGGCGACCGACAGCACGATCGCGGTCGCCTGGCTGATCGCCCCTTGGCTCGCGGCGAGCCACGCGCTGGCCAGGCCGCGTTCGAAGTCAAGCTGCCGGAAACGGCGCTGCACTCCATCAAGCAACCTCAGCTCGGCCGCCGCCTCGGCGCTCGACCCGCGCATGGCAAGTGCGGTCGCATGGGCGACCCGGTAGCGGTATCCCCAACCGCCTGCATATGACGCCGACAGCCCCTGCGCGGCCCTTGCCAACAACGGGCTCGCGTTCTGCAAGTCGCCGGCGCCGAGGGCGGCCCGTCCCGCTACCGCTGCGCCGAGAACTTCTGCCGCTCCTGGAAGGTCGTCGGCCTGCGTGCGGATGCGATCGGCCACCTCGGCTGCATCGGCGATACGTCCGGCCAGCAACAGAGCGCTGACATGCGCGTCGGCGATGTTGAATCTCATGTGCGGGGCGTCGAGAGTGCGGGTGGCAACGTCGTATCCGGCCTCCGCGACGTCGACGGCAGCGGACGTGCGGCCCGCATCCGCCGAGATCTGCGTGAGCGCCCACGCGACCTCCGCGCCGACGACGGGAATATCGTTCAGGGCAAGCGTTTTCGAGGCTTGCAGCGCCGCCTGCGGCTGGTCCATGGCGAACCAGTACACCGTGAGGAAGGCGTCGATGTACGTGCGGGCGTCCGCCGGAACGTCGCGCGCCGCCTCGTCGATGGTCGCTTTGGCCCGCACCGGGTCACCGAGGGCCCACAGCAGGTTGCTCGACCGCAGAAATGCGAATCTGGCCCGCTGTTCATCGGTCAGCTCCGCCGCGCGGATGCCGGCGAATACGGCCTCCGACTCCTGCCCGCGCCCGAGCCAGGACAATGCGTGCGCCCGGATGAGACTTGGCTCGGGGCCGCCACCCGCCCTGACGGCCGCTTCCGCCAGTCGGTCCGCCAGAGCGAGGTCGGCCAGCCAGACAGCGCCGTGTGCCGCCCTGACGAGCAGGTCGGCGTCGGGTGTGAGGTCGGAGTCGATACTCAACGCCGCGCGGCGCACGACGACCCGGACGTCGTCACCGTCGTCGGCGGCCGCGAGCTCGGTGGCGACCAGTCCGCGCAGACGTCGTAACCGCGTCGGCGCCGCTCGCCCTCGGCGCACCTCTCCGTACAGCGGATGCGCGACGCGAACCTCCACGCCGCCGCCTGCAGGTTCGAGCGTGATCAGGCCGCGTACATCGGCCTGCTCGACGGCGTCGGCTTCGGTGATCCGCGACAGCGTCGCGAGTTCGATCGGCTCTCCGACCGCCAGCACGTCGATGACGTCCCCGACTTCGGCAGGCAGGTCACCGATGCGGGTTTCGATCAATTCGGCCAGCCCCGGCCGCAACCGTGGCTCGCCGGTCCAGCGCCAACAGTCCCGCTCGCGAGCGATGCGCCCGTCTGCGATCTCCTGCTCGACGATGTTCTGCAGATAAAGCGCATTGCCGTGTGTCAGCTTCCACAGCCGCTGCGCCGCGTCCGGCGCCACCGATCCGCCCAGCGCGGCTGACAACAATGTCGCGGTGTCGTCGGGCGGCAAGGCATGCAGGTCGAGCCGGTCGAATCCACCAGCATTCGAGATCTCCTGCAGCGCAGTCGAAAGCGGCGCGCCATCGCGGACGGTCAGTATCACCTTCGCCGCGCCGCGCGTAACGATCTGGTGCACCACGAACGTCGACAGATCGTCGAGCAGGTGAGCGTCGTCGACACCGATGACCACGTCGGCACCAGGAGGAGCAGCGGTCAGCGACTCGACGACGCCGCGCACCAACGCAACGGTGTCGGCGGCACCCACCGGCGCCCATGCCGTGAACGCGCCGAGCGGAATCGCCCGAGCCGACGACGCGCCGACTGTCCAACGGGTCTCACAGCCGCGCGCCGCGGCAGCG is a genomic window of Mycobacterium sp. ITM-2016-00318 containing:
- a CDS encoding LuxR C-terminal-related transcriptional regulator, with translation MRSIEAAISTPGVGGILICGAAGVGKSRIAREALTAAAARGCETRWTVGASSARAIPLGAFTAWAPVGAADTVALVRGVVESLTAAPPGADVVIGVDDAHLLDDLSTFVVHQIVTRGAAKVILTVRDGAPLSTALQEISNAGGFDRLDLHALPPDDTATLLSAALGGSVAPDAAQRLWKLTHGNALYLQNIVEQEIADGRIARERDCWRWTGEPRLRPGLAELIETRIGDLPAEVGDVIDVLAVGEPIELATLSRITEADAVEQADVRGLITLEPAGGGVEVRVAHPLYGEVRRGRAAPTRLRRLRGLVATELAAADDGDDVRVVVRRAALSIDSDLTPDADLLVRAAHGAVWLADLALADRLAEAAVRAGGGPEPSLIRAHALSWLGRGQESEAVFAGIRAAELTDEQRARFAFLRSSNLLWALGDPVRAKATIDEAARDVPADARTYIDAFLTVYWFAMDQPQAALQASKTLALNDIPVVGAEVAWALTQISADAGRTSAAVDVAEAGYDVATRTLDAPHMRFNIADAHVSALLLAGRIADAAEVADRIRTQADDLPGAAEVLGAAVAGRAALGAGDLQNASPLLARAAQGLSASYAGGWGYRYRVAHATALAMRGSSAEAAAELRLLDGVQRRFRQLDFERGLASAWLAASQGAISQATAIVLSVAEKAGALGRFAEEVMCLQTAAQFGDPSGAARLSELESSVEGPRAGTAARFASALADGDGAGLASVSQEFEAIGDAVAAVDAAAHAAIAHRRNDKRGSALGCSTRADTLAAQCGAATPALRQATEALPFSDRETEIVMLIGEGLSNRAIADRLTLSVRTVESYVYRAMSKTGTTSRDQLAALMPRRRGNR